Proteins encoded in a region of the Ptychodera flava strain L36383 chromosome 4, AS_Pfla_20210202, whole genome shotgun sequence genome:
- the LOC139132168 gene encoding sphingomyelinase C-like, which translates to MFTEIFARHGDIDVIVFNEVYMGGCFPDDGASFIQILEYYGFVYHTGVVGENNPIFPHLDNGGVFISSRWPILKWQETVYDSFVFGSADMLSAKGAMYASVEKSAYGVTATYHILGTHLQNGNNRRVFAKVREKQAAQMHRLMLEQKIPKSEPVIFAGDLNIGYQSRYGELEILLDILSATMPPIVGSINCTHDYQNNDILAPSQRTSEWIDYALYSHAHRLPVTASQEAIKYVAAEPFTVCMDKIRLFGGYRYPYQCDETKVITDLSDHYAVLGKFSFNDSEGIFYKSSTVPSQDSHYFDLQVRARLFDHFIKVNVTI; encoded by the coding sequence ATGTTCACAGAGATCTTCGCTCGGCACGGTGACATCGATGTCATCGTCTTCAATGAGGTATACATGGGAGGCTGTTTTCCAGACGATGGCGCGTCTTTCATTCAGATTCTGGAGTATTATGGATTTGTGTACCACACCGGAGTGGTCGGCGAGAATAATCCAATATTTCCCCACCTTGACAATGGAGGTGTTTTCATATCGTCCCGGTGGCCGATACTGAAATGGCAAGAGACGGTGTACGACAGCTTTGTCTTTGGCTCAGCGGATATGCTGTCGGCCAAAGGCGCGATGTATGCGAGTGTAGAGAAGTCGGCATACGGCGTTACCGCCACATATCACATCCTCGGAACTCACCTGCAAAACGGAAACAACAGGCGGGTATTTGCTAAGGTTAGAGAAAAACAAGCTGCGCAGATGCATAGATTAATGCTGGAACAAAAAATACCGAAAAGCGAACCAGTTATATTCGCTGGAGACCTTAACATTGGTTACCAGTCAAGGTACGGCGAACTTGAGATTCTTCTAGACATTCTCAGTGCAACAATGCCTCCCATCGTTGGCTCCATCAATTGCACTCATGACTATCAGAACAACGACATCTTAGCACCGAGCCAACGGACTTCAGAATGGATCGACTATGCCCTCTATAGCCATGCACACAGGCTGCCGGTCACAGCCAGCCAGGAAGCCATCAAGTACGTGGCAGCCGAGCCCTTCACTGTATGCATGGACAAGATTAGACTATTTGGCGGTTATAGGTATCCATACCAGTGTGACGAAACAAAAGTTATCACCGATTTATCAGACCACTACGCTGTTCTAGGGAAATTCTCGTTTAACGATTCGGAAGGCATATTTTATAAGTCTTCCACCGTTCCATCTCAAGATTCGCATTACTTCGATCTTCAAGTTCGAGCTCGGTTATTTGATCATTTCATTAAAGTGAACGTAACGATCTGA
- the LOC139132170 gene encoding uncharacterized protein, with translation MDYASKCVLYLLCALTISTGTLSNECDDDRPHVWLGYATSECDLTEDHCAMFGLEFVCMADYVEGDDCYRTTGPERKNVLCASPKKQLSPPSPATTLKVLAYNIWELRYLYAQRGQIERTCRIPQQIFEHHGDVDAIIWNEVIMGGCFPNDGISLRQVLNQYGFVHHTKLLANGTRDMYRRPENGGIFISSRWPIVKEDEWIYKHTTEPSPDSLMSKGAAYAKIEKTVDSQTRFYHLFGTHLQAHEGDRYAEQRALQAKEMHTLMKKQNIPVDEAVIYGGDLNTDMYTSPDQWDQVLQILEADMPPIVGPLNITDDNQNNDLIHPNDTSWSKWIDYVIYSNQHLIPNNASQESIKYVDEPFEVCMRSSLPARRHTYPYEVMCQQSWYVTDLSDHYAVLGRFDFSEPTDPILNPTPAPLPAECRDDVPGVWLGRATSECDLTPEYCDIFGLEYACSARYEIWDVCHFKTSGQNVLCTVPRLNLWEPTPADRFKVMAYNIWELRYLYYQCGQRERTCRMLTEMFSLNGDVDVIVFNEAFMGGCFHDYGASFRDILDYYGFKYHTNTVGDDTPVLPQPENGGVFISSRWPITKWEGKVYESYVVGSGDMLAGKGAMYARIEKTVDGQTMVYHVLGTHLQAGQRSRGGSEVREEQATEMHELMLRQNIPDNEPVIYAGDLNTDYHRRYDELVALLDILHATAPPIVGPLNYTNDNDNNDIIAPSNGTASWIDYVLYSHAHRTPLTATQEALKYVADEPFTICIEDVQLFGGHKYYYECEDAAKTITDLSNHYVVLGDFKYVEEYTSGISLTSASPVIATLSLIAVFGQVV, from the exons ATGGACTACGCTAGTAAATGTGTCTTATATCTATTGTGCGCTCTCACAATATCAACAG GAACTTTGTCGAATGAGTGTGATGATGATCGACCGCATGTGTGGCTAG GTTATGCGACTTCTGAATGCGATTTGACGGAAGATCACTGCGCCATGTTTGGATTAGAATTCGTCTGTATGGCAGACTACGTCGAAGGTGACGACTGCTACAGAACAACAGGACCAGAGCGGAAGAACGTCCTCTGCGCCTCCCCAAAGAAGCAGCTATCACCGCCCTCGCCGGCGACAACTCTGAAAGTTCTAGCGTATAACATCTGGGAGCTGAGATACCTGTACGCCCAACGAGGTCAGATAGAACGAACCTGCAGAATCCCACAACAGATATTTGAGCACCATGGTGATGTCGACGCGATCATTTGGAATGAGGTCATCATGGGCGGTTGTTTTCCGAATGACGGCATATCACTACGTCAAGTTTTGAATCAGTACGGATTCGTACACCACACAAAGTTGCTGGCCAATGGCACGAGAGATATGTACAGACGACCGGAAAATGGCGGCATCTTTATTTCCTCGCGCTGGCCGATCGTGAAAGAAGATGAATGGATATATAAGCATACAACTGAACCATCGCCTGATAGTTTGATGTCGAAGGGCGCGGCTTACGCGAAAATAGAGAAGACAGTCGATAGCCAAACCAGATTTTATCACTTATTCGGAACCCACCTGCAAGCGCACGAGGGTGATCGGTACGCGGAACAGAGGGCCCTTCAAGCTAAGGAGATGCACACTCTCATGAAGAAACAAAATATTCCCGTGGACGAGGCTGTGATCTACGGAGGGGACTTGAACACTGACATGTACACGTCTCCCGATCAATGGGATCAGGTTCTTCAGATTCTAGAAGCTGACATGCCACCGATTGTTGGACCACTCAACATCACCGACGACAACCAAAACAACGACCTCATCCACCCAAACGATACCAGCTGGTCCAAGTGGATCGATTACGTCATCTATAGCAACCAGCACCTCATCCCTAACAACGCCAGTCAGGAGTCCATCAAGTACGTAGACGAGCCCTTTGAGGTGTGCATGAGGAGCAGTTTGCCGGCACGACGACACACCTATCCGTATGAAGTGATGTGTCAGCAGTCCTGGTACGTCACCGATCTCTCCGACCATTATGCAGTGCTGGGAAGATTCGATTTTTCAGAACCAACCGACCCGATATTGAATCCAACGCCAGCGCCCTTGCCAG CGGAATGCCGTGATGACGTACCCGGTGTTTGGCTCG GCAGGGCAACTTCCGAATGTGACCTTACGCCTGAATATTGCGACATTTTTGGACTGGAATATGCTTGCTCAGCGAGGTACGAAATTTGGGACGTTTGTCACTTCAAGACGTCGGGTCAAAACGTACTGTGTACGGTTCCTCGGCTAAACCTCTGGGAGCCAACGCCAGCTGATAGGTTCAAAGTCATGGCTTACAATATCTGGGAGCTGAGATATCTGTATTACCAGTGCGGCCAACGCGAGCGCACATGCCGGATGCTGACGGAGATGTTCTCGCTGAACGGCGACGTCGACGTCATCGTCTTCAACGAGGCCTTCATGGGAGGCTGTTTCCATGACTACGGCGCGTCGTTCAGGGACATCCTTGACTACTACGGATTCAAGTACCACACGAACACGGTAGGAGATGACACGCCCGTTTTACCCCAACCAGAAAACGGAGGGGTGTTTATATCTTCGCGTTGGCCGATCACAAAGTGGGAAGGTAAGGTCTACGAGAGCTATGTAGTCGGGTCTGGTGACATGCTGGCGGGCAAGGGCGCGATGTATGCCCGCATAGAAAAGACAGTGGACGGGCAGACCATGGTCTACCACGTCCTGGGGACACATCTGCAGGCTGGCCAGAGGAGCCGTGGTGGCAGCGAAGTGCGAGAGGAACAAGCGACGGAGATGCACGAATTGATGCTGAGACAGAACATCCCCGACAACGAGCCCGTCATATACGCGGGCGACTTGAACACGGACTACCACAGACGCTACGACGAGCTGGTAGCCCTGCTGGACATCCTGCACGCCACAGCGCCCCCTATTGTCGGACCTCTCAACTACACCAACGACAACGACAATAACGACATCATCGCACCCAGCAATGGGACGGCTTCATGGATCGACTATGTACTCTATAGTCACGCACACCGCACCCCCCTGACAGCCACCCAGGAAGCTCTGAAGTACGTCGCCGACGAGCCTTTCACAATATGCATCGAAGACGTTCAGCTCTTCGGTGGTCACAAATATTACTATGAGTGCGAGGACGCCGCCAAGACCATCACCGATCTATCAAACCATTACGTTGTGCTCGGCGACTTTAAGTATGTGGAAGAATACACTTCGGGTATTTCACTCACATCTGCTTCTCCTGTAATCGCAACTCTAAGTTTGATAGCTGTATTTGGTCAGGTTGTTTAA